CGCGTCCTCATAGGGGCTCACTCCCTTGTACTGCCCGGCGTGGAGATCGGGGACGGGGCGGTGGTCTCCGCCTGTTCCCTGGTGAACCGGGATGTGCCTCCAGGGGCTCGCGTGGGAGGCGTGCCCGCGAGGCCCCTGGAGGAAAGGGATGCCTGACGCCATCATCAAGGAGGCGCTGAGACAAGGAGCGATACCCCTCACCTCCTCCTGCAATCTGGACTGTGTGTTCTGCAGCAACCGCTATAACCCCCCGGGGGTTGAGGTTCTCAGGATGGCCCCCCGTTCTTCCCAGGAGGTCCTGGCAGACCTGAGGTTCCTTCCCTCAAGGGGGCGCCTGGTGATAGGGGAGGCTGCCACTCGTGTCCTGGAGGGTGAGCCCTTCACCTCACCGCAACTGTTCCCGGTTCTCGAGGGCATCAGGGAGGCCTTTCCCTCCAGGCCAATCCAGGTAACCACGAACGGCACCCTGGCGGACCCCAGGGATGCCCGGGTCTTAAAGAGGCTCGGTGTGGAACTGGTGGTATCCCTGAACCTCGTTGACCCCGGGCTGAGGCGGCACTACCTCGGGGATACACAGCCTGAACGGGCTCCCCGGTTCGTGGAAGCCCTCCCGGCCGAGGATGTGCCCTTTCACGGCAGCATTGTCTGCCTGTCCCACCTGGTTGGCGAGGATGAGGTGGTTCGCACTGCTTCCTTCCTTGAACGTGCGGGTGCCTTGAGCCTGCGCCTCATCACACCGGGAGGAACCCGCCTGGCCCCTTCAGAACTCCTGCCTGGCCCTGGGGTGGTTCAGGGTATGGCTGAAAGGCTGGAGTCACTAGTTGATATGCCTGTGTTCCTCGAGCCCAGCCTGGGGATTGACGGTCTCCCCGTGGTGGCGGCGGTGCTCAGGGGAAGCCCTGCCTTCCGCGCAGGCAT
Above is a window of Bacillota bacterium DNA encoding:
- a CDS encoding radical SAM protein, encoding MPDAIIKEALRQGAIPLTSSCNLDCVFCSNRYNPPGVEVLRMAPRSSQEVLADLRFLPSRGRLVIGEAATRVLEGEPFTSPQLFPVLEGIREAFPSRPIQVTTNGTLADPRDARVLKRLGVELVVSLNLVDPGLRRHYLGDTQPERAPRFVEALPAEDVPFHGSIVCLSHLVGEDEVVRTASFLERAGALSLRLITPGGTRLAPSELLPGPGVVQGMAERLESLVDMPVFLEPSLGIDGLPVVAAVLRGSPAFRAGIRQGDVVLEVDGRPVTARAEAHALCLAENPEVLVRRGAAGMRFRVAKGPHDAGGLVFQSDLPPGALARLDELRQGPGAAPVALCSRRAWDRLISIEGLEVLPVENAFFGGNIESAGLLTAGDFARMARAVPPGSDLVLLPRAPWDSRGRDLLGTHYYSLAEVFGCRVEVI